One Vallitalea pronyensis genomic region harbors:
- a CDS encoding response regulator transcription factor: MLILLAEDDPKIGKLLTGLLKKDGYEVDHAVNGEEVLLYCEQNDYDVIVLDWMMPILDGIKTCEKLRLDGIATPILMLTAKDDLDDKVTGLETGADDYVVKPFEYRELLARLNALARRKARTLKKDSINLGQLVIERNSKTLRRNGEIIRLTKREYQLFAILVDNKNQTLPKKVLLDRIWGMDGEVTDNNLETLVRRLRKKIETSDEKLIKNVRGVGYKLEVENV; encoded by the coding sequence ATGTTGATTTTACTTGCTGAAGATGATCCAAAGATTGGTAAATTGCTAACAGGATTACTTAAAAAAGATGGGTATGAAGTGGACCATGCTGTTAATGGTGAAGAAGTACTTTTGTATTGTGAGCAAAATGACTATGATGTGATTGTGTTAGACTGGATGATGCCCATTCTTGATGGTATTAAAACCTGTGAGAAATTGCGACTTGATGGGATTGCAACTCCGATTCTAATGCTGACTGCAAAAGATGATTTAGATGACAAGGTTACTGGTCTTGAAACAGGTGCCGATGACTATGTGGTTAAACCTTTTGAGTATCGTGAACTATTGGCTAGACTTAATGCATTGGCAAGGCGCAAGGCGAGAACACTGAAAAAGGATAGCATAAACCTAGGTCAGCTGGTGATAGAACGCAATTCCAAAACATTAAGAAGAAATGGTGAAATAATAAGGTTAACAAAAAGGGAGTATCAGTTATTTGCAATTCTCGTTGATAATAAAAATCAAACCCTGCCAAAGAAAGTACTCTTGGACAGAATCTGGGGCATGGATGGTGAAGTCACGGATAATAATCTAGAAACACTTGTCAGAAGACTGCGTAAGAAAATTGAGACTTCAGATGAGAAGCTCATAAAGAATGTTAGAGGTGTTGGTTACAAGTTGGAGGTAGAAAATGTTTAA
- a CDS encoding RNA polymerase sigma factor, producing the protein MINTTNNVEEVNNNNIDELIRLFNEDYKKLYACAFRMVGNHEDAEEVLQNAFLKAYKNIHQFRGKSKLYTWVYRIVLNEGYRYFEYIDKLPVVNFLVVSITPKSILKT; encoded by the coding sequence ATGATAAACACTACTAATAATGTTGAAGAAGTCAACAATAACAATATTGATGAATTAATACGGTTATTCAATGAAGATTACAAGAAACTCTATGCTTGTGCCTTTAGAATGGTTGGAAACCACGAAGATGCAGAGGAAGTACTGCAAAATGCTTTTTTAAAAGCGTATAAAAATATACATCAATTTAGAGGGAAGTCTAAACTCTATACATGGGTTTATCGTATTGTTTTAAATGAGGGCTATCGGTATTTTGAGTATATTGATAAATTACCTGTCGTTAATTTTTTGGTCGTATCGATTACTCCGAAAAGTATACTGAAAACTTAA
- a CDS encoding sensor histidine kinase, whose protein sequence is MFKKAQWQLTIVYTLVLIGILIISNVMLYLVLVNYNSSEMAKDVERITSKIQSSEWVLETEESKEYHNEEDEDEEEDERSGNLNVDDLTEAYEIRLDDDLELFIPEILNSFSYYFIYDEDDVLVRYKSSNDLLLDSMNEISEDIKVGDEPIAIDMTKQNAYHYIAAKYPIIINGQVVGTYTVIENVSIAFDTLDNLRAIMYAVIIIGSVISLGIGYGLAGLSMRPIKQAYKTKQRFVGDASHELRTPISVIMLSMEAIKNYFAPSDEGANEIIDDVIDEARNMKKLVGKLLFLARNDSGSVVFRKDHIYMNKLVQKNVKKYRLIGQEKGITFEEDYSSHRSIIGDEKLIDSVISTLCDNAIKYNKPDGKVYVTVNEIMVRRKHYVEVTVKDTGIGIDEDDISKVFERFHRQDTSRNKKIEGYGLGLSIAKVIVESHNGEIDVESELGIGTTFGVRLPLK, encoded by the coding sequence ATGTTTAAAAAAGCTCAGTGGCAATTAACGATTGTCTATACACTGGTACTGATTGGAATTTTAATTATATCTAATGTCATGCTTTATCTTGTATTGGTTAATTATAACAGCAGTGAGATGGCAAAGGATGTTGAGCGAATAACTTCAAAGATTCAATCCTCTGAATGGGTTCTGGAAACTGAAGAATCAAAAGAGTATCACAATGAGGAAGATGAAGATGAGGAGGAAGATGAACGTTCAGGCAATCTTAATGTTGATGATCTGACAGAAGCCTATGAGATTAGACTGGATGATGATTTGGAGCTGTTCATACCTGAAATCCTCAACAGCTTTAGTTACTATTTTATCTATGATGAAGATGATGTATTGGTGCGCTATAAGAGCTCCAATGATTTGCTGCTGGATTCAATGAATGAAATCAGTGAGGATATCAAAGTTGGCGACGAGCCAATAGCTATTGATATGACAAAGCAGAATGCTTATCACTATATAGCAGCTAAATACCCAATTATCATTAACGGCCAGGTTGTAGGAACCTATACAGTAATTGAGAATGTGTCCATTGCATTTGATACACTGGATAACCTTAGAGCAATTATGTATGCTGTTATCATAATTGGCAGTGTTATTTCTCTTGGAATCGGTTATGGACTAGCTGGTTTGTCAATGCGACCTATCAAGCAAGCATACAAAACAAAACAGCGCTTTGTGGGTGATGCGTCTCATGAACTTAGAACACCTATTAGTGTCATAATGTTGTCAATGGAAGCCATAAAAAACTACTTTGCACCCAGTGATGAAGGTGCCAATGAGATTATTGATGATGTGATTGATGAAGCCAGGAATATGAAAAAGTTGGTAGGTAAATTACTGTTCTTGGCTAGAAATGATTCAGGTTCTGTTGTGTTCAGAAAGGACCACATCTATATGAATAAGTTAGTTCAAAAGAATGTGAAGAAATACCGATTAATTGGTCAGGAAAAGGGCATTACTTTTGAAGAAGATTACAGCAGTCATAGAAGCATTATTGGCGATGAGAAACTCATTGATTCTGTTATATCAACACTTTGTGATAATGCTATAAAATATAATAAACCAGATGGTAAAGTCTATGTCACTGTAAATGAGATAATGGTGAGAAGAAAGCATTATGTTGAAGTGACAGTTAAAGATACTGGTATTGGCATAGATGAAGACGATATAAGTAAAGTATTTGAACGATTTCATCGACAAGATACTTCTAGAAATAAAAAAATCGAGGGATATGGACTTGGTTTATCCATTGCGAAAGTCATTGTAGAAAGTCATAATGGTGAGATTGATGTTGAAAGTGAACTCGGTATTGGAACAACATTTGGGGTACGACTTCCTTTGAAATAG
- a CDS encoding helix-turn-helix transcriptional regulator, translating to MKKMYVQSIIDFIEVNIECPISVDSIAKHIGYSKYYLHKLFYIYTGMYIMDYARKRKLEYSLQDLKTKLPIINIALKYGFHSSRTYSRAFRNTYGTSPGKFRNNTCTLTKKLELNKLGGIKMLPYLSETKIVSINKLYALTHSIISSEPEHNVIDFMTEYKLANQIHVLTEVGFDIPVSEEESQQGLRGYEYWLIVSEEEFNKHTESTIKKRTIPQSKYAMLSIDNPFVDPFERIPNGWKKLSSVIEKNYEFNNALDIYGFEEKIVTLHNTTMNIYVPIK from the coding sequence ATGAAAAAAATGTACGTACAAAGCATTATTGATTTTATTGAAGTAAATATTGAATGTCCAATTAGTGTGGATTCTATAGCTAAGCATATAGGATATTCAAAGTATTACTTACATAAACTCTTTTACATCTATACTGGCATGTATATTATGGACTACGCTAGAAAGAGAAAGCTTGAGTATTCATTACAAGATCTTAAGACTAAATTACCCATAATTAATATTGCTCTAAAGTATGGTTTTCATTCCAGCCGCACCTATTCTCGAGCATTCCGTAATACTTATGGGACTTCACCTGGAAAGTTCAGAAATAATACCTGTACCTTAACTAAAAAATTAGAATTAAATAAGTTAGGAGGAATTAAAATGTTGCCTTATTTATCAGAAACAAAAATAGTGTCAATAAATAAATTATATGCATTAACCCATTCTATCATTAGCTCTGAGCCTGAACATAATGTTATTGATTTTATGACAGAATATAAACTAGCTAATCAAATACATGTCTTAACTGAAGTTGGGTTTGATATACCCGTTTCAGAAGAAGAGAGTCAGCAAGGCTTAAGAGGTTATGAGTATTGGTTAATTGTATCCGAAGAAGAATTTAACAAACATACGGAAAGTACTATAAAAAAACGTACTATCCCTCAATCAAAATACGCCATGTTAAGCATTGATAATCCTTTTGTTGACCCATTCGAAAGAATCCCAAATGGATGGAAAAAATTATCCTCGGTTATAGAAAAGAATTATGAGTTTAACAACGCACTTGATATATATGGATTTGAAGAAAAGATTGTTACGCTTCACAATACTACAATGAATATTTATGTTCCTATCAAGTAA
- a CDS encoding S41 family peptidase, translated as MTSIKKISVLSIIVIISFLCVCCDHNNEESMTYETYANAYYTIQYPSYWLTSEVDDTVVFSKADNPFTMTVRAARSHGSYFQESIDTIKENMKAEACIVGGNKGYKFEGEEDDNVSYTFYYVQEKDMYFEIKFEYLVDDDDDYKSLMDHIKNTFTFNDFATVDALNRSPKVNGNRDAQWLADIEFVLEKLPQYHKNLFFKQAEEKFLAHGNRIKDNISSRTDHELIVEISRWIAAIGDSHTSFVFNSEGLYPFRFYYFSDGVYLVNSSPEYQAYIGLKLKGINEKSVADLIKLFRPVISHENESWFKMKFANYIVLTEVLNGLNITQSQSANFIFMYKNGHEKNVEVKPTRSKIQHRTADKSEKMLYLKNTNENYWYEFLEEEKLVYFQYNRCENMEEISFSVFNEELFNFIDSHSIHKLVVDLRHNVGGSSYILDPFFAELKKRKSLDQSNQLFVIIGRDTYSSAILNAVTFKNETNATFIGEPTGGKPNHYGQVQIMELSNTNTKLPYSTKYFTPSREDTDSIMPDILVEPNADDYFNNIDSAMVRILDVNAFD; from the coding sequence ATGACTAGCATAAAAAAGATAAGTGTACTGTCAATAATCGTTATCATAAGCTTTTTATGTGTATGCTGTGATCATAACAATGAAGAAAGCATGACGTATGAAACTTACGCTAATGCTTATTACACCATTCAATACCCATCCTATTGGCTAACATCTGAAGTAGACGATACGGTAGTCTTTTCAAAAGCTGATAACCCATTCACCATGACCGTGAGGGCAGCTCGTTCTCATGGCAGTTATTTTCAAGAGAGTATTGATACAATTAAAGAAAATATGAAAGCTGAAGCATGTATTGTTGGTGGAAATAAGGGCTATAAATTTGAAGGGGAAGAGGATGATAATGTTTCCTATACGTTTTATTATGTACAGGAAAAAGATATGTATTTTGAAATTAAATTTGAATATCTTGTCGATGACGATGATGATTATAAATCCTTGATGGACCACATAAAAAACACCTTTACATTTAATGACTTTGCCACTGTGGACGCATTAAACCGTAGTCCAAAAGTGAATGGTAATAGAGATGCCCAGTGGTTGGCTGATATTGAATTTGTATTGGAAAAGCTGCCTCAATATCATAAAAATTTATTCTTTAAACAAGCAGAAGAAAAGTTTTTAGCTCATGGGAATCGAATTAAAGACAATATATCTTCACGAACAGATCATGAATTAATCGTTGAAATCAGTCGATGGATAGCTGCCATAGGTGATTCACATACATCATTTGTGTTTAATAGTGAAGGCTTATATCCTTTTAGATTTTATTATTTTAGCGATGGTGTTTATTTAGTAAACTCCTCGCCTGAATATCAAGCATATATTGGTCTAAAACTAAAGGGGATTAATGAGAAAAGCGTTGCAGATTTAATAAAGTTATTTCGACCGGTCATTTCTCATGAAAATGAATCTTGGTTTAAAATGAAATTTGCAAATTATATCGTTCTTACAGAAGTTCTAAATGGATTAAATATCACCCAGTCCCAAAGTGCGAATTTTATATTTATGTATAAAAATGGTCATGAAAAAAATGTTGAAGTTAAACCCACTCGATCGAAGATACAGCATAGAACAGCGGATAAATCTGAAAAAATGTTATATCTAAAAAATACGAATGAAAATTATTGGTATGAATTTTTAGAAGAAGAGAAACTAGTATACTTTCAATACAATCGATGTGAAAACATGGAGGAAATATCATTTTCAGTCTTTAATGAGGAACTTTTTAACTTTATTGATAGCCATTCTATTCATAAATTAGTGGTTGATTTAAGACATAATGTTGGAGGGTCATCCTATATATTGGACCCATTCTTTGCTGAACTTAAAAAAAGAAAAAGTTTAGACCAATCTAATCAATTATTTGTAATCATTGGAAGAGATACCTATTCCTCTGCCATATTAAATGCTGTAACTTTTAAGAATGAGACAAATGCCACCTTTATTGGAGAACCAACAGGGGGTAAACCGAATCACTATGGACAAGTTCAAATCATGGAGTTAAGTAACACCAATACTAAACTTCCTTACTCAACAAAATATTTTACACCTTCAAGGGAAGACACAGATTCCATTATGCCAGATATTCTTGTGGAACCTAACGCAGATGATTATTTTAACAACATCGATTCAGCTATGGTAAGAATATTAGACGTTAATGCGTTTGATTAA
- a CDS encoding cellulase family glycosylhydrolase, with the protein MKKVFTLFFVLMLALNTMGGFSVNGATAVKGFQVSGTTLLDANGQAFVMRGINHAHTWWKGNEETAIKAIADLGANTVRIVLSNGDRWSYDDIDTVKNLLSICEKNKLIAVLEVHDATGSDDYTKLANAVDYFIAMKDALVGKEDRVIINIANEWFGTWDSQGWANGYKQAIPRLRNAQLKHTLLIDCAGWGQYPKSVHDLGKEVFNADPEKNTMFSIHMYEYAGGNATDIKHNIDGVLNQGLAVCIGEFGLRHTDGDVDEATIMRYCQEKGVGWIGWSWHGNGDTWKYLDMSTDWSGSQLTEWGNIVVHGNNGLKQTSKICSVFDSSSSELIKKEAENGILNGTTISTSRPGYSGSGYVTDLDNTNDSIVVTVNVSSPGNRQLKIRYASPYGVKYNYVYVNGTNIGNKTFPQSSHFTDAYMGQVYLKAGHNTIEIRKHWGWIDVDFFELSN; encoded by the coding sequence TTGAAAAAGGTATTTACTTTATTTTTCGTATTGATGCTTGCGTTAAATACCATGGGAGGTTTCAGCGTAAATGGCGCTACAGCTGTTAAAGGTTTTCAAGTGAGTGGGACTACATTGCTGGATGCAAATGGACAAGCTTTTGTGATGCGAGGGATTAATCACGCTCATACTTGGTGGAAAGGAAACGAAGAGACCGCAATCAAAGCTATTGCAGATTTGGGTGCTAATACGGTAAGAATCGTTCTTAGTAATGGGGATAGATGGAGTTATGATGATATCGATACTGTAAAAAATCTATTGTCAATTTGTGAAAAAAATAAGCTCATTGCAGTATTAGAAGTGCATGATGCAACAGGCTCCGATGATTATACGAAATTAGCCAATGCTGTAGATTATTTTATAGCCATGAAAGATGCTTTAGTCGGGAAAGAAGATCGGGTGATTATCAACATTGCAAATGAATGGTTCGGCACTTGGGATAGCCAAGGATGGGCAAACGGATATAAGCAAGCTATTCCAAGACTTAGAAATGCCCAACTAAAACATACGCTATTAATTGACTGTGCAGGATGGGGGCAATATCCTAAGTCCGTTCACGACCTAGGAAAAGAAGTTTTTAATGCTGACCCAGAAAAAAACACCATGTTTTCAATACATATGTATGAATATGCTGGTGGCAATGCTACTGACATCAAGCATAATATTGATGGGGTTCTTAACCAAGGCCTTGCAGTTTGTATTGGGGAATTTGGTTTAAGGCATACAGATGGTGATGTAGACGAGGCAACAATCATGCGTTACTGCCAGGAAAAAGGTGTTGGGTGGATTGGATGGTCATGGCATGGCAATGGGGACACATGGAAATATCTAGATATGTCAACAGATTGGTCAGGAAGCCAATTGACGGAATGGGGTAACATTGTTGTTCATGGCAATAATGGGCTTAAACAAACATCTAAGATCTGTTCTGTTTTTGATAGTTCATCTTCAGAGCTCATTAAAAAAGAAGCAGAAAACGGAATTTTAAACGGCACAACCATCAGCACCTCTCGACCCGGCTACTCTGGTTCGGGATATGTAACAGACCTAGATAATACAAATGATTCCATAGTGGTAACGGTCAATGTTTCATCTCCTGGTAACCGCCAACTTAAAATCAGATATGCTTCACCATATGGGGTCAAATATAATTATGTGTATGTGAATGGTACGAACATAGGCAATAAAACGTTCCCCCAATCCAGTCATTTCACAGATGCTTATATGGGGCAGGTCTACTTGAAGGCTGGTCATAATACAATTGAGATCAGAAAACATTGGGGATGGATTGATGTGGATTTCTTTGAACTGTCCAATTAA
- a CDS encoding DUF3795 domain-containing protein: MKEKIVGPCGIDCFNCEMYEDNVTKTFQKRISALTNIPAEKIVCKGCVDGNQCLFLHLEGKTCKTLACANEKGVDYCYECDIFPCDYLMPLADRADKFPHNIKLYNLCLIKRIGLEAWKEQAADIRKVYFTKKLTIGDGGKKTTEKKD; this comes from the coding sequence ATGAAAGAAAAAATAGTTGGACCATGTGGTATTGATTGTTTTAACTGTGAAATGTACGAGGACAATGTAACAAAGACATTTCAAAAAAGGATATCTGCCTTGACAAATATACCGGCAGAAAAAATTGTCTGTAAAGGATGTGTAGATGGAAATCAATGCTTATTCTTGCACTTAGAAGGAAAGACCTGTAAAACACTTGCTTGTGCCAATGAAAAAGGGGTGGATTATTGCTATGAATGTGATATTTTCCCATGCGATTATCTAATGCCCCTTGCGGATAGAGCAGATAAATTTCCTCACAACATAAAACTATATAACTTATGTTTAATAAAGAGAATAGGTCTTGAAGCATGGAAGGAACAAGCAGCAGACATTAGAAAAGTATATTTTACTAAGAAATTGACTATTGGGGATGGTGGCAAAAAGACTACAGAGAAAAAAGATTAG
- a CDS encoding cytochrome b5-like heme/steroid binding domain-containing protein, translating to MMGTHKGYSAGQEVTDVFKSAHGVSMLNGLAVVGVKSEILIHLLL from the coding sequence GTGATGGGAACACACAAAGGATATAGTGCAGGACAAGAAGTGACAGATGTATTTAAGAGTGCTCATGGTGTTTCCATGTTGAACGGTCTAGCTGTGGTAGGTGTGAAGAGTGAAATATTGATACATCTATTGTTGTAA
- a CDS encoding RNA polymerase sigma factor — MREKCLQAFLKCMPQKQRACFLLKSCLQLTNNDIGEVLGISEGNVKITLHRGRKKLQELFEMRCNLIDPQKPCKCHLWIKFMRDHQLQLPKGYEQPKADALKKEHFRNLSLLKKIDYLYTVEAKINKDTFMEHLKKVAKIL, encoded by the coding sequence ATGAGAGAAAAGTGTTTGCAGGCTTTTTTGAAATGCATGCCACAAAAACAAAGAGCTTGCTTTTTACTGAAATCATGTTTACAACTAACGAATAATGACATTGGTGAAGTACTAGGTATATCCGAGGGAAATGTTAAGATAACGCTGCATAGAGGAAGGAAAAAGCTGCAAGAGTTATTTGAAATGCGATGTAACTTAATTGATCCTCAAAAGCCTTGCAAATGTCATTTATGGATAAAATTTATGAGGGATCATCAGCTTCAACTACCAAAAGGTTATGAACAACCTAAAGCAGACGCCCTTAAAAAAGAGCATTTTAGAAATTTATCTCTACTAAAAAAAATAGATTATCTATACACAGTTGAGGCTAAAATAAATAAAGATACTTTCATGGAACATCTAAAAAAAGTTGCAAAGATTTTGTAA
- a CDS encoding class I SAM-dependent methyltransferase, which yields MDLYETSALFNQNMSQQQQHKLMNFYKQVFKDYPIKTIHDCSIGAGGTTLPLAKLGYNLSGSDLSESLLNKAKENFKAAGYDIELYVSDFRTLHRVLPFTYDCIMSTGNSLPHINNDDIRNFVKSISCKINKNGLFFIDLRNWDKLLKERPIFNARDPLVMSEKQHTSLYQIWNWHDDQSVDFIFATSTDKNGQHESISFTQAPPYYPLRYKDYKKILNDHHFEIKACFDVDYLWMSAKKQNNSVPKDFEKDFWQINWYAILAQKVA from the coding sequence ATGGATTTATATGAAACATCAGCTCTATTTAATCAAAACATGTCACAACAACAGCAACACAAGTTGATGAATTTTTATAAACAGGTATTTAAGGATTATCCGATAAAGACCATTCATGATTGTTCCATTGGAGCAGGAGGAACGACGTTACCTTTGGCTAAGCTTGGTTATAACCTATCGGGTTCTGATTTAAGTGAATCCTTATTGAATAAGGCAAAAGAAAATTTCAAAGCAGCTGGCTATGATATTGAACTTTATGTTTCTGATTTTAGAACGTTACATAGGGTGTTACCATTCACCTATGATTGCATCATGTCAACAGGTAATTCCCTGCCTCATATTAACAATGACGATATTAGAAATTTTGTAAAAAGTATATCCTGTAAGATCAATAAAAATGGACTATTTTTTATTGATCTTAGAAATTGGGATAAACTTTTAAAAGAAAGACCCATTTTTAATGCACGAGACCCATTGGTTATGTCTGAAAAGCAGCATACAAGTCTCTATCAGATATGGAATTGGCATGACGATCAATCCGTCGATTTTATTTTTGCCACATCAACAGATAAAAATGGTCAACATGAGAGTATATCCTTTACTCAAGCGCCACCTTACTATCCTTTAAGATATAAGGATTATAAAAAGATTTTAAACGATCATCATTTTGAAATAAAAGCTTGCTTTGACGTTGATTATTTATGGATGAGTGCCAAAAAACAAAACAATAGCGTACCAAAAGATTTCGAAAAAGATTTTTGGCAAATAAACTGGTATGCTATTCTTGCTCAAAAAGTTGCATGA
- a CDS encoding MBL fold metallo-hydrolase codes for MNGKLRWLGLSFVEFTTADGKVIYFDPWVKSKGNPSCLLEIDDIKSADLVLVSHDHEDHIGSASDLCKNTGAILGGPTETMWRLMDEGLPKELVSNSGSGYLVGGGIEMDWVKVVATPAHHTSNTSCAIGHIVIAADGTTLYHTGDTSLTAEMAIYAHLYPLDIVLLPIGGGGTMDALQAAEAVRLMNPKKVMPMHFEWNPEPLKALEEFIGLCTMKAPQVEIIRPISSQYIDL; via the coding sequence ATGAATGGCAAATTACGTTGGCTAGGGTTATCATTTGTTGAATTTACAACAGCTGATGGTAAAGTGATTTATTTTGATCCCTGGGTAAAAAGCAAAGGTAATCCATCCTGTTTGTTGGAAATTGACGATATAAAATCTGCAGATTTGGTTCTCGTTAGCCATGATCACGAAGATCATATTGGTTCGGCTTCTGATTTGTGTAAAAACACTGGGGCAATTTTAGGTGGACCAACGGAGACCATGTGGCGATTAATGGATGAAGGGTTACCAAAAGAATTGGTGTCGAATAGTGGTTCAGGGTATTTAGTAGGTGGTGGTATTGAAATGGATTGGGTAAAAGTTGTGGCAACGCCTGCTCATCATACCTCTAATACTTCTTGTGCCATTGGTCATATTGTAATAGCTGCTGATGGGACAACGCTCTATCATACGGGTGATACCAGTTTGACTGCTGAAATGGCTATCTATGCACACTTGTATCCATTAGATATAGTTCTTCTTCCAATAGGTGGTGGGGGTACCATGGACGCTCTACAAGCCGCTGAGGCGGTTCGGCTGATGAATCCTAAAAAGGTAATGCCTATGCACTTTGAATGGAATCCTGAACCATTGAAAGCTTTAGAAGAATTCATAGGGTTATGTACAATGAAAGCTCCGCAGGTGGAAATAATAAGACCCATTTCAAGTCAATATATAGATCTATAA
- a CDS encoding GNAT family N-acetyltransferase, giving the protein MHINYKRDNQLEYKQNIRKGLVAYNETFVSDELSETINIYVFDSDRLVGGCHTELGWNWVYIEELCYANQEILITMMNELYRIFREKSEGIIVEFYMNERIKDFKVAGFEVLGILEDKPIGYESHTLINKKMTDVPINHHYKLEIANEKHEVYTKIIEEQVKAYNKKHKIDDAKIEMEFVACDQEIVVGGVYGYLIQDYLYVSRLWVDEAYRGNDIATKLMNLIEDEAKEKGYKHAYLGTCTFQAKGFYEKRGYKVKMIVSNCPKGYDDYTMVKKI; this is encoded by the coding sequence ATGCACATTAACTATAAAAGGGATAATCAATTAGAATATAAACAAAATATACGTAAAGGGTTGGTTGCTTACAATGAAACTTTTGTAAGTGATGAACTATCTGAGACTATTAACATTTATGTGTTTGATAGTGATAGATTGGTAGGAGGTTGCCATACAGAACTTGGATGGAATTGGGTGTATATAGAAGAACTATGCTATGCAAATCAAGAAATCTTGATAACCATGATGAATGAACTGTATAGAATTTTTAGAGAAAAATCAGAAGGCATTATAGTTGAATTTTATATGAACGAGCGTATTAAAGATTTTAAGGTGGCAGGCTTTGAAGTGCTTGGTATCCTTGAAGACAAGCCCATTGGATATGAGTCGCATACACTCATCAATAAAAAGATGACGGATGTACCAATCAATCATCATTACAAGCTTGAAATAGCAAATGAAAAACATGAAGTTTACACAAAAATAATAGAAGAACAAGTGAAGGCATACAATAAAAAACATAAGATAGATGATGCAAAAATAGAAATGGAGTTCGTGGCATGTGACCAAGAAATAGTTGTTGGTGGTGTATATGGTTATCTGATTCAGGATTATTTGTATGTATCTAGACTATGGGTAGATGAAGCTTATAGGGGGAATGATATTGCCACAAAACTTATGAATCTCATTGAAGATGAAGCAAAAGAAAAAGGCTATAAACATGCCTATTTAGGCACATGTACATTTCAAGCGAAAGGTTTTTACGAAAAGAGAGGCTATAAAGTGAAGATGATTGTTAGTAATTGTCCAAAGGGTTATGATGATTACACCATGGTTAAGAAAATTTAG
- the yaaA gene encoding peroxide stress protein YaaA, which yields MRIIISPAKKMRIDNDSLAYDHLPQFIKDTEVLKSYLKELSYEKLKSIWNCSDKIASLNYERIHNMDLYSNLTPAILSFEGIQYQYMGPGVFEAKAFEYIETHLRILSGFYGMLRPFDGVVPYRLEMQAKLGDNDLNSLYEFWNRRLADQLFSESNCIINLASKEYSKCISKYLNKKVRFITCVFGEMIGNKVVEKGTLAKMARGEMVRFMAEKQIADVEDIKSFRRLNYAFVDRLSDENTYIFLKEMVL from the coding sequence ATGAGAATCATTATTTCACCCGCAAAGAAGATGAGAATAGATAACGATTCCTTAGCTTATGATCATCTCCCTCAATTTATAAAGGATACAGAAGTTCTAAAGTCATATTTAAAGGAATTAAGTTATGAAAAGCTAAAATCAATATGGAATTGTAGCGATAAAATAGCTTCTCTAAATTATGAGCGAATTCATAATATGGACTTGTACAGTAATTTGACCCCGGCCATCCTTTCATTTGAAGGGATTCAGTATCAGTACATGGGTCCAGGCGTGTTTGAAGCCAAAGCATTTGAATATATTGAGACACATCTACGTATTTTATCTGGGTTTTATGGTATGCTACGCCCTTTTGATGGTGTAGTTCCTTATAGGCTAGAAATGCAGGCGAAATTAGGAGATAACGATTTAAACTCACTTTATGAATTTTGGAACAGAAGACTAGCAGACCAACTTTTTTCAGAAAGTAACTGCATTATAAATTTAGCATCTAAAGAGTACAGTAAATGTATTTCAAAGTATTTGAACAAGAAAGTGAGATTTATTACTTGTGTTTTCGGTGAAATGATTGGAAATAAGGTAGTTGAAAAAGGAACACTAGCAAAGATGGCAAGAGGTGAAATGGTAAGATTTATGGCTGAAAAGCAGATTGCGGATGTAGAGGATATCAAAAGCTTTAGGAGACTAAATTATGCTTTTGTAGATCGTCTATCAGATGAAAACACATACATTTTTTTAAAGGAGATGGTATTGTAA